The following are encoded together in the Humulus lupulus chromosome 5, drHumLupu1.1, whole genome shotgun sequence genome:
- the LOC133779667 gene encoding B3 domain-containing transcription factor VRN1-like, whose amino-acid sequence MKWDFSDKVCGDSPLPRWMEPEYFLRKQKLNAKEMAEALKRAKGFKSKDPFFMICMRPSFVGTKLNMFIPSVFAKHYLLSTSKHQDVILKCLPYKSVEKYISKKECEVRLWVSDGRSWFVQLRVRQRNVLPRAEFLSHGWKAFALDNSLRAGDICTFELTNNGNEISFKVSIVKIADDACNKQVANKRRTTTPSKRKRNPCVKVESSFNYDKANMIPQNLIAKIEQEKIKVEPSDNFMKLISEANTGNQGTCKRPSSFGLSSASEAASQFFSKNPYFQVILRSNHVLGCVLHIPCTFGVHYFEEKTQTVMLWVGEKYWYVKLLAYKSDYKFSAGWVAFAKGNSLQPRDVCIFELIKRNQSEMKVYIFRQSGLAQE is encoded by the exons ATGAAGTGGGATTTTTCTGATAAAGTATGTGGAGATTCTCCCCTACCAAGGTGGATGGAACCTGAATATTTTTTAAGGAAGCAGAAGTTGAATGCAAAAGAAATGGCTGAAGCCCTTAAGAGAGCTAAAGGTTTTAAATCTAAAGATCCCTTTTTCATGATTTGCATGCGACCATCGTTTGTTGGAACTAAGCTTAATATG TTTATACCATCTGTCTTTGCAAAACATTACCTCCTCAGTACTAGTAAGCATCAAGATGTGATCCTTAAG TGCTTGCCATACAAGTCTGTGGAGAAGTACATTAGTAAGAAAGAATGTGAGGTAAGGCTTTGGGTTTCGGATGGTAGATCTTGGTTTGTCCAATTAAGGGTGAGGCAAAGAAATGTGTTACCCAGAGCTGAATTTTTAAGCCATGGATGGAAAGCATTCGCACTGGACAATAGTCTGCGAGCGGGTGATATTTGCACATTTGAACTTACTAACAATGGCAATgaaatttcatttaaagtttccATTGTTAAGATAGCTGATGATGCATGTAACAAGCAAG TTGCAAATAAGAGAAGAACAACTACACCATCCAAGCGAAAGAGAAATCCTTGTGTGAAAGTTGAATCTTCTTTTAATTATGATAAAGCCAACATGATTCCACAGAACCTGATTGCAAAGATAGAACAAGAGAAAATTAAAGTTGAACCTTCAG ACAACTTTATGAAGCTGATATCTGAAGCAAATACTGGTAATCAAGGTACTTGTAAGAGGCCTTCATCTTTTGGACTTAGCAGTGCTTCTGAAGCAGCCAGCCAATTCTTCTCGAAAAATCCTTACTTCCAAGTGATTTTGAGATCAAATCACGTGCTTGGATGTGTACTG CATATTCCATGTACTTTTGGAGTGCATTATTTTGAGGAAAAGACACAAACTGTGATGCTTTGGGTTGGTGAGAAATATTGGTATGTGAAGTTATTGGCTTATAAATCAGATTATAAATTTTCTGCTGGGTGGGTTGCATTTGCAAAAGGGAACTCTCTTCAGCCAAGAGATGTATGCATCTTTGAGCTGATTAAGAGAAATCAATCTGAGATGAAAGTTTATATATTTAGACAAAGTGGTTTGGCTCAAGAGTAG